In Bacillus sp. DX3.1, the following proteins share a genomic window:
- a CDS encoding YtxH domain-containing protein codes for MSKAKSFVTGVICGGAVAGLAVLFSTPSSGKDMRSKLKEKGTDIKKTLADITADTKLLQRQIVETASEGKEVFQELKNDMHDTLSTWKQDISQNKHHIEKEIKDIQKSIEKLQQAVPEKA; via the coding sequence ATGTCAAAAGCTAAATCCTTTGTAACAGGTGTAATTTGTGGTGGTGCTGTCGCTGGACTTGCCGTTCTTTTCTCTACTCCTTCTTCTGGAAAAGATATGCGTAGCAAGCTAAAAGAAAAAGGAACTGACATTAAAAAGACATTGGCGGATATTACTGCTGATACGAAACTGTTACAACGTCAGATCGTTGAAACAGCATCAGAAGGTAAAGAAGTCTTTCAAGAATTAAAAAATGATATGCACGATACACTTTCTACATGGAAACAAGATATTTCTCAAAACAAACATCATATTGAAAAAGAAATTAAAGACATTCAAAAATCAATTGAGAAATTGCAGCAAGCAGTTCCCGAAAAAGCGTAA
- a CDS encoding HTH-type transcriptional regulator Hpr, which yields MKSGEKDYSVKEAMIFSQRIAQLSKALWKCVEKDWQQWIKPYDLNINEHHILSIAYHLKGASISEIAKFGVMHVSTAFNFSKKLEERGFLVFSKKEDDKRNTYIEITEKGEELLLQLMEEYDPENNSVFNGALALRNFYGKFPENIELIAILRNIYGQDFIDIFEKSLDNIEENFTEQDQKLIKK from the coding sequence ATGAAAAGTGGGGAAAAAGATTATTCGGTAAAAGAAGCAATGATTTTCAGCCAACGCATTGCTCAATTATCGAAAGCGTTATGGAAATGTGTAGAAAAAGATTGGCAGCAGTGGATTAAACCATATGATTTAAATATTAATGAGCATCATATTTTATCAATTGCTTATCATTTAAAAGGGGCTTCGATTTCTGAAATTGCAAAGTTTGGTGTTATGCACGTATCTACAGCATTTAACTTTTCTAAAAAGCTTGAAGAGCGCGGCTTTCTTGTATTTTCAAAAAAAGAAGATGATAAGCGAAATACGTATATTGAAATTACAGAAAAAGGGGAAGAATTACTACTTCAATTAATGGAGGAGTATGACCCTGAAAATAATTCCGTCTTTAATGGCGCTCTTGCTCTTCGCAATTTTTATGGTAAATTCCCAGAAAATATTGAATTAATCGCTATTTTAAGGAATATCTACGGACAAGATTTTATCGATATTTTTGAAAAGTCCTTGGACAATATTGAGGAGAATTTCACAGAACAAGACCAAAAATTGATTAAGAAATAA
- the glpK gene encoding glycerol kinase GlpK: protein MKKYILSLDQGTTSSRAILFNKEGKIVHVAQKEFTQHFPKPGWVEHNAQEIWGSILAVIATCLSEADIKPEQIAGIGITNQRETAVVWDKETGKPIYNAIVWQSRQTAEICDELKEKGYSDMVREKTGLLIDAYFSGTKVKWILDNVEGAREKAERGELLFGTIDTWLVWKLSGGKSHITDYSNASRTLMFNIHDLKWDDELLEMLTVPKSMLPEVRQSSEVYGHTVDYHFFNQNIPIAGIAGDQQAALFGQACFGEGMAKNTYGTGCFMLMNTGEKAVASEHGLLTTIAWGLNGKVEYALEGSIFVAGSAIQWLRDGMRMFKDASESEVYASRVESTDGVYVVPAFVGLGTPYWDSEVRGAVFGVTRGTTKEHFIRATLESLAYQTKDVLCAMEADSGIELKTLRVDGGAVKNNFLMQFQSDMLDVPVERPEVNETTALGAAYLAGLAVGYWENQEEIRAQWNMDKSFTPAMEAETSEELYAGWKKAIAATKAFK, encoded by the coding sequence AACTACAAGTTCACGTGCCATTCTTTTTAATAAAGAAGGAAAAATTGTTCATGTAGCACAAAAAGAATTTACACAGCATTTTCCAAAGCCAGGCTGGGTAGAGCATAATGCACAAGAAATTTGGGGATCGATTTTAGCAGTTATTGCAACTTGTTTGAGCGAAGCAGATATAAAGCCAGAACAAATTGCTGGTATCGGGATTACAAACCAACGTGAAACAGCAGTTGTATGGGATAAAGAAACAGGTAAACCAATCTATAACGCAATTGTATGGCAATCTCGTCAAACAGCTGAGATTTGCGATGAGTTAAAAGAAAAAGGCTATAGCGACATGGTTCGTGAAAAAACAGGTTTGTTAATTGATGCATACTTCTCTGGTACGAAAGTGAAATGGATTTTAGACAACGTAGAAGGTGCAAGAGAGAAAGCAGAACGCGGTGAATTATTATTCGGAACGATTGATACATGGCTTGTATGGAAATTGTCTGGTGGTAAATCGCACATAACAGACTATTCAAATGCATCACGTACATTAATGTTCAATATTCATGATTTAAAGTGGGACGATGAACTTCTAGAGATGTTAACAGTACCGAAAAGCATGCTGCCAGAAGTGCGTCAATCTTCTGAAGTATATGGTCATACAGTGGACTACCATTTCTTTAACCAAAACATACCGATTGCAGGTATTGCAGGTGACCAACAAGCAGCGTTATTTGGACAAGCTTGCTTCGGTGAAGGTATGGCGAAGAACACGTACGGAACTGGTTGCTTTATGTTAATGAATACAGGCGAAAAAGCAGTTGCTTCTGAGCATGGCCTATTAACAACAATTGCATGGGGCTTAAATGGGAAAGTTGAATATGCGTTAGAAGGTAGTATTTTCGTAGCAGGTTCTGCAATTCAATGGTTACGTGACGGAATGCGCATGTTTAAGGATGCAAGTGAAAGTGAAGTCTATGCATCACGTGTTGAATCAACAGATGGTGTCTATGTTGTTCCAGCATTCGTAGGACTTGGAACACCATATTGGGATAGTGAAGTACGCGGAGCGGTATTTGGCGTAACACGCGGCACAACGAAAGAGCACTTTATTCGTGCAACGCTAGAATCATTAGCATACCAAACGAAAGATGTATTATGTGCAATGGAAGCAGATTCAGGTATTGAATTGAAAACATTACGCGTTGATGGCGGAGCAGTTAAGAATAACTTCTTAATGCAGTTCCAAAGTGATATGTTAGATGTTCCAGTAGAGCGTCCAGAAGTGAACGAAACAACTGCTTTAGGAGCAGCATATTTAGCAGGTCTTGCAGTTGGATATTGGGAAAACCAAGAGGAAATTAGAGCGCAGTGGAATATGGATAAAAGCTTTACACCAGCAATGGAAGCGGAAACAAGCGAAGAGCTATACGCGGGCTGGAAAAAGGCAATTGCAGCAACAAAAGCTTTTAAATAA
- a CDS encoding HIT family protein, translating into MNHTADNCIFCKIIEGQIPCSKVYEDEHVLAFLDISQVTKGHTLVIPKVHKQDVFALTPEIAAHIFSVVPKISNAIKAEYNPVGFNLLNNNGEKAGQTVFHFHLHLIPRYGENDGFGAVWKSHQNEYTTENLQNIASTIANSVK; encoded by the coding sequence ATGAATCATACAGCGGATAATTGTATTTTTTGTAAAATTATTGAAGGACAAATTCCTTGCTCAAAAGTATATGAAGACGAACATGTACTCGCATTTCTAGATATTAGTCAAGTAACAAAAGGACATACACTTGTTATCCCAAAAGTACATAAACAAGATGTTTTTGCCTTAACACCAGAAATTGCAGCACATATTTTTTCTGTCGTTCCTAAAATTTCAAACGCAATTAAAGCTGAATACAACCCAGTTGGCTTTAACCTTTTAAACAACAATGGTGAAAAAGCTGGACAAACTGTATTCCACTTCCACCTTCATTTAATTCCACGCTACGGTGAAAACGATGGTTTTGGTGCGGTTTGGAAATCGCATCAAAATGAATACACAACGGAAAATTTACAAAACATCGCGAGTACCATTGCAAATAGTGTAAAATAA
- the prsA gene encoding peptidylprolyl isomerase PrsA, whose amino-acid sequence MKKAMLALAATSLIALSACGTSDKVATSKAGDVTKDEFYDAMKKTQGENVLRTLVMEKVFTKNYKVDDKKVDEEFATFKKQYGDQFESVLKQYKTDEKTIKNSIRSKLAMEAAIAKTISDDDAKKNYRDKKVFAKHILVKDEEAAKKVKEELAQGKSFEEVAKAESQDTGSAQNGGDLGELKPGTLVKEFEDAAFKMKKDEVSEPVKSQFGYHIIKVTDVKESKPFNEEKETIKKELAESKSQDAAFMSEFVAKEMKKADVKVEDKDLKNIFDVQKAAAPQQ is encoded by the coding sequence ATGAAGAAAGCTATGCTTGCCTTAGCAGCAACAAGTTTGATTGCCTTATCCGCATGTGGAACATCTGATAAAGTTGCCACATCAAAAGCTGGTGATGTAACGAAAGACGAATTTTACGATGCAATGAAAAAAACACAAGGTGAAAACGTATTACGTACCCTTGTTATGGAAAAAGTTTTTACTAAAAACTACAAAGTTGATGACAAAAAAGTAGATGAAGAATTTGCTACTTTCAAAAAGCAATACGGTGATCAATTTGAATCAGTATTAAAACAATATAAAACTGATGAAAAAACAATCAAAAACAGCATTCGTAGCAAATTAGCGATGGAAGCTGCAATTGCAAAAACAATTAGCGACGATGACGCGAAAAAGAACTATCGTGATAAAAAAGTCTTCGCAAAACACATTCTTGTAAAAGATGAAGAAGCTGCGAAAAAGGTAAAAGAAGAGCTTGCACAAGGTAAATCATTTGAAGAAGTAGCAAAAGCTGAATCTCAAGATACAGGATCTGCCCAAAACGGTGGCGACCTTGGTGAATTAAAGCCTGGCACTCTTGTAAAAGAATTTGAAGATGCTGCTTTCAAAATGAAAAAAGATGAAGTAAGTGAGCCTGTTAAATCTCAATTTGGTTACCACATCATTAAAGTAACTGATGTAAAAGAATCAAAACCATTCAATGAAGAAAAAGAAACAATTAAAAAAGAACTTGCTGAAAGTAAATCACAAGATGCTGCATTTATGAGTGAGTTTGTAGCAAAAGAAATGAAAAAGGCTGATGTAAAAGTCGAAGATAAAGATTTAAAAAATATTTTTGATGTTCAAAAAGCAGCAGCTCCACAACAATAA
- the glpD gene encoding aerobic glycerol-3-phosphate dehydrogenase yields MKFSSKQRKDVLNEVNKQELDVIVIGGGITGSGIALDGATRGLSTIVFEMQDFAAGTSSRSTKLVHGGLRYLKQLEVKMVAEVGKERAIVYENGPHVTTPEWMLLPFHTGGTFGAFSTSIGLRVYDFLAGVKRSERRKMFNREETMKKEPLVKQEGLKGGGYYVEYRTDDARLTIEVMKEAIEHGAKAVNYAKVDGFLYKDGKVCGVRVIDLLDGEVYEVYGKKIVNAAGPWVDTLREKDNSKKGKVLQLSKGVHLVIDQKRFPLGQAIYFDTPDKRMVFAIPRGGKTYVGTTDTFYDKDAAVPQMTTEDRAYIINAINYMFPTVKITEKDIESSWAGVRPLIYEEGKNASEISRKDEIWTSESGLITIAGGKLTGYRKMAEMVVDYVTNLLQKEGHGSYPKSETKHMPISGGHVSGSKQFPTFVAKKAQEGTKYGLTTEQAEQFAKFYGSNVDVLFNLAKQHKEEAKEYNMPLDVLVPLVYAMDYEMTAKPVDFFIRRRGAVFFNIHWVYDWKETVIEYMAVKLGWSKEEQMKYTAELEKALMDAVVPVDQQEQAAALA; encoded by the coding sequence ATGAAATTTTCAAGCAAACAACGTAAAGACGTATTAAACGAAGTGAATAAACAAGAGTTAGATGTGATCGTAATTGGTGGCGGTATTACTGGTTCTGGTATTGCATTAGACGGAGCAACACGTGGATTATCAACAATTGTGTTTGAAATGCAAGACTTTGCAGCAGGTACATCAAGTCGTTCAACAAAGCTTGTACACGGCGGCTTACGTTATTTGAAACAATTGGAAGTGAAGATGGTAGCAGAGGTTGGGAAAGAACGTGCGATTGTGTATGAGAACGGTCCCCATGTGACAACACCAGAGTGGATGTTACTTCCATTCCATACAGGTGGTACATTTGGTGCATTCAGTACATCAATTGGTCTTCGTGTATATGACTTCTTAGCGGGGGTAAAACGAAGCGAGCGTAGAAAAATGTTTAACCGTGAAGAAACGATGAAAAAAGAACCGCTTGTGAAACAAGAAGGATTAAAAGGCGGCGGCTATTACGTAGAATATCGTACAGATGATGCTCGTTTAACAATTGAAGTGATGAAAGAAGCGATTGAACACGGTGCAAAAGCAGTAAACTATGCAAAAGTAGACGGGTTCTTATATAAAGATGGAAAAGTATGTGGTGTACGTGTTATCGATTTATTAGACGGAGAAGTATATGAAGTGTACGGTAAGAAAATTGTAAATGCAGCGGGTCCTTGGGTTGATACGCTTCGTGAAAAAGATAATTCGAAAAAAGGAAAAGTACTACAGTTATCAAAAGGTGTTCATTTAGTAATCGATCAAAAACGTTTCCCACTTGGGCAAGCAATCTATTTTGATACGCCAGATAAACGTATGGTCTTTGCAATTCCACGCGGTGGAAAAACGTATGTAGGTACAACAGATACATTCTATGATAAAGATGCGGCAGTACCACAAATGACAACAGAGGATCGCGCATATATTATCAATGCGATCAACTATATGTTCCCAACTGTAAAGATTACAGAGAAAGATATTGAATCAAGCTGGGCTGGTGTACGTCCACTCATTTATGAAGAAGGAAAGAATGCTTCTGAAATCTCTCGTAAAGATGAAATTTGGACTTCTGAATCTGGCTTAATTACAATTGCTGGTGGGAAATTAACAGGCTATCGTAAAATGGCAGAGATGGTAGTAGATTATGTAACGAATTTATTACAAAAAGAAGGTCATGGCTCATATCCGAAAAGTGAAACGAAACATATGCCGATCTCTGGCGGTCATGTAAGTGGATCTAAACAATTTCCAACATTCGTTGCAAAAAAAGCACAAGAAGGTACAAAATATGGTTTAACGACAGAACAAGCAGAGCAATTTGCAAAATTCTATGGCTCTAACGTTGATGTTCTCTTTAACTTAGCGAAACAACATAAAGAAGAAGCAAAAGAGTATAATATGCCATTAGACGTGCTTGTACCGCTTGTATACGCAATGGACTATGAAATGACAGCGAAACCAGTGGACTTCTTCATCCGCCGCAGAGGGGCTGTATTCTTCAACATTCATTGGGTATATGATTGGAAAGAAACAGTGATTGAGTATATGGCAGTGAAACTAGGCTGGAGCAAAGAAGAACAGATGAAATATACAGCTGAGTTAGAAAAAGCGTTAATGGATGCGGTAGTACCTGTAGATCAACAAGAACAAGCAGCAGCATTAGCATAA
- a CDS encoding DUF1878 family protein gives MDVVKRLEQAEYYVELLFKMVDEDKCPFYSLIIKNKVRKKDIERVLTLCEELNKQYILEKQEGLLLFDALLEQFKKALPHQLEVNETAEALERQGLFQPIMQEFLRMTA, from the coding sequence GTGGACGTTGTAAAACGATTAGAGCAAGCTGAATATTATGTAGAACTTCTTTTCAAAATGGTCGACGAAGATAAGTGTCCATTTTATTCTTTAATTATAAAGAATAAAGTTCGAAAAAAGGATATTGAACGTGTGCTTACTCTTTGTGAAGAACTAAATAAACAATACATACTGGAAAAGCAAGAAGGTTTACTTTTGTTTGATGCTCTTTTAGAACAATTTAAAAAAGCGCTTCCACATCAGCTCGAGGTAAACGAGACTGCAGAAGCGCTAGAAAGACAAGGTTTATTTCAGCCAATCATGCAGGAATTTTTACGTATGACTGCATGA